The genomic segment AATCTAAGATGTCTAGGCACATTTACTTCACTGTTCACTTTGGCAACACGAGTGATTGTGGCCTTCTTCCAGATGTTTATAATTTGAAAATCATTCCTTTGTGCTcattttttcagataaatgcTGAGTTTAAGAGAATTACGACCATACCGCTTCATTCAAAGTTCTTCTCTCAACTGGATCTCCACTGTGACAACCTGAGGAAGCTCTTcaaaagaagaggaggacagCTCGGACAAAAGCTTAGACAAATTGTTGCACAAATGGATGATGTAAGTGATGTAGCCATAACACAACTAATAAtatagaaaattacatttttcttgttttaaatgttgtcaaCTTGGACTTTTACTCttgcttattttcatttaaaactttacttttaactTCATTAGTTTCTATCTCTTcaccataaaaaacatttgggtAAAGTACATTATTAAACTTCATTGTGAAGCACAAGgcttgaaaaaaattctaattttttcaTACTGAATTTCCTTCAGTGTGAAGATGTTGATGTTGCACGGGAGTGTGTCATTAAGGGAGTCTGCATATATATGGGAGAAGATCCAGCCAAGCTCATCCATAAATATGTGGTATGTATCTTAATGTGTATTTACACCTAGTGATAGATAAATCAATCTAAATATAGAAATAGATTTAGATCTGCATATAGTTGTATCTATATAGACTTAGATGTCTCTAGATATCTAGAGATAGATCTATCTTTACATGAATAGACACATAGATCTGTCTATATCTACATGTAGGTATACTTAGAGATATCTGTAGAGAAAGGACTAgagatatctatctatctaaaacTATCTATTTCTCTAAATCTATCTCTAAAACTGTCGATCTATATAaatctatctatatatctattTCTTTCTCTATGTTATGTTAACTATATCTATATATCAAGAACTAGATACAGCTAGGTCTAGAGAAAGAGATTAATTTGTCATTTCTTCACATAGGGTGTGGATGAAGCTAATATTGAAGAGGGTATTGGAGCCACCACCATCggtgtttttcatcttaaagaCTGTTCTTCAGCAGATGAAGACATCGGGGTCGTTCTTGAAGGCATCAGAGTGTTGTCCAATTTGGATAGTGTGCCAACAGCTGTTGCAATGCTTTTTGGACTGATATATGCAATGAACCTCGCCTACCCTGCTGACCTCCGCTACACTTTCGAGGTATTACAGAAAATAGTAATGGAACTGGATGGAGGTAAACTGTCAAACAAGGCATTGTCCCTTAAAAACTACCTCTATGAGTGAATAGAGATTTTCTCATGTTTAATTTGGTaatgttttcatgttcagtttttgtatttcttgttgTATTCTTTATTGGAGgacacaaatgtatttttttaatgaggaaCGTTCACCTGAAAGACTGGGCTTCAGCAGCTTTTACGTTCCAGTATGTAGTGCTACTTATAACACTACTGCTACTTAGTGTTACAAATATGTTAAAGAAATTTgctataaaagttacattacaCTGATTTATTGTCATGCAAATTACATGTTCAgaattgttttagaaatttcacatacttttctaaatcattttgtctttcataTTAATATCTTATAGATAAACTTTTAAGATGTAGTGTTTCCcttgtaaaaaaatgttcttgtttttacacatttgtttagACTATCACTATGGTATTACATAGTAATCAGTAAGACATGTGACAGATAATTGGTGTAAAAAGTTTAGCTTTGTCTCATATTGACATAACATactgatagttttaacaaatatgttaaaaaagtCTGTAAAGCTATGTACTGCAGCATTAATTAATGTCATTTGAATACATGTTCAAAAACAGTTTGTAGAAATTTGACATACTTTTCATAATCTTGTACATCTTTTATAGAAATATGTCTCAGGttttccttcatgttcataaaaattgtatttactaaatttaaaaaaatgtatgtctcttcaatttaaaatatgttaagtaCAAAATGGtgtgatttaaattttctttcaaataaaactaatttgttcAGTAGCACTcgctttctttgtctttcttgtcaAATATCagtctttaattttttacagtagAACAGCATATAGAGAACTTGAAAAAATTAAGTAGGATTTAAAGCTGTAACATGTGTTCCATTAACATGATAGAATTGTGTTCGCCCAACACAATTTCATTGAGTAATACTGGCAATGAAAAATAAGCTGGTGTTATTCATTACAATAGTGTTGctgagacataaaaaaaagttattgataatacataatatatttacattatggtaagagataaaatgtttgtagtttcaacttaatattttcaagtaatctcatgtaaataaaatatgttgatttgACGAGCTTTAAGTATTTGAGGGAAAGAGGGAAAATATGTCGGTTCTACTTATTTGCATTGTGTGGGACGGATGtacacaataaaattaagtaaaatgaacagcttttttctttcagtgtattttagcggttgcaggatttctcttttggttttggtaaaagaccacgagccatttcacaaaaaccaacagaagaATATTTTTATCAGAGGGAAATGTACGTTTTAGAAGGGAGTAGTcttcaaaaatgaaatcagtgaGGCATGTGGATGAGATATCAGAGATTTTGAGAGCTTTTGAAATTAGGCTGGACGAAGATGTTAGATCCTGGCAGAACCCTAACGTAGAAGACCGAAAGCTAAAATGCACAACTTTTTACATACTGTATACACAAGTAGTTTCTTAAACTAAAGGTTTACtagacaacattttttttgtattcaacCTTTTCAACCTAGATATACTGGAAGGGCAAGACAAACCCTAAGGCTAATTCTGTTATTTAGATAAGTGTGAGCCTGTGTTTGTTCCCCACGACTAGAGTCAATGTTGAGCTCCTCTCTACACAAATGGCCGCATCATCACTTCCGTTTGTTTCCCCAACACGTCCAATCAGCAAGCCGCCTTACCTGCTACCTGTTACCATTAAATCCCCGGCACGGCGGAGGGACGAGGAGGAGCACTTCAATACCGGAGATTTAAGTTAGCAGATAAAGAGACACAGCGGGCCATAACGAGGCTATTTCAGTCAGCAAGACAGTTCATtttctctgtgaatgtttcATTTCCGCAATTCATCTCTGACACATAAATTGTATTTGAGCTGGATCTTCCGAGGGCTAAAGTGAAGTCCCTCCTCTGCAATGTTAAATGACCTCTGGAACAATTCGATTACGACGTCCCTCTGACAGACAGATTTATCGCAGCGGCAGCGCCGTGTAATGGATACGAGCGGCAGGAGAGGGAGAAGAGAAAGGGGGCAGAATGGAGTCTAGCCTCAGCTTGTGTAATCCACTTAGAGGTACATCCCAAGATAAATACGTGAGGAAAAACCCGACTACGGCCTTTCCGCAGCGAATCTGAATTATGGTTTTAAAAGCAGCAACAGTATGCTAAATTCACTCAGAGCAAATGGATCCTTGAGGAGCACTTTTACCACCAAACTATAATCACTGATTACATTTATGACCCCGTTTGAATCGGGAACAGGACGCATATTTCAGTCCAAGGCGCGGGGCCTTACACGTGTTATTAACTCGACTCCCTTGTGTCCGGTCTAATGAAGCCAGGCGCGTTTTATTCAGCTCCTGCTTGTGTAATTGACATGTTGTTAGCAGCTCTGGCATGTGAGCAGAAACGGCGCCGGGCcgtcgtttttgtttttcctccttcttcttctttttcaatGCAGGGATTCGAGACAGCAggcaaaacaaccaaaaccacaAGCATTTCCTAAATGTCACTGCAGAGGTTTAACCGCCCTGTACTCAAGAGTGTCTCGCTGTCTCCACCTCTGCCTGAGCCTCGGAGCAGAACTCCGCGGCGAAAGATACAAGAAAACGAGTCCGACCTCGTCGCCTCCACCCCCTGCCTCCCTCCGCTGACATTTGTTTGGAGGCCTGCGTGTTGTCAGGAGTCTCTCCGCGACGGACGGAGGATGCACATTAGCCGTGCCGCCGACGGAGGCCTCGCCACGGCAACAAGTGCTGACATTGTTCTCCTGACTGGACCTTTCCGTCAATCATGCGCCCACGGGGATGCAAGGGGAGGAGGCGGGGTGATGGGAGGTGAGGTGAGAAGCGGGGAGTGTGTCTGGGGGCTTATCCGTCTGAAAGTGCATCAggacaggaaaagaaaaaaaacaaaaaaaagaataatttgacTGGCCCTGACAGAGCTCTCACCGTGCCTTTCTCTGACTGTCAAGCTGACAAGCGCATGTAGATTTCTTTCCTCCCATTGCCAGACCACAGAATAGTGCTGACACACCAAGtgcaccaaaaaacataaataaataaa from the Xiphophorus maculatus strain JP 163 A chromosome 20, X_maculatus-5.0-male, whole genome shotgun sequence genome contains:
- the LOC111605831 gene encoding uncharacterized protein LOC111605831, translating into MWSCKGCSEKVVQTFAYRRHEVVRDAPMVEAFMSRWPGLFDIREINAEFKRITTIPLHSKFFSQLDLHCDNLRKLFKRRGGQLGQKLRQIVAQMDDCEDVDVARECVIKGVCIYMGEDPAKLIHKYVGVDEANIEEGIGATTIGVFHLKDCSSADEDIGVVLEGIRVLSNLDSVPTAVAMLFGLIYAMNLAYPADLRYTFEVLQKIVMELDGGKLSNKALSLKNYLYE